One part of the Magallana gigas chromosome 5, xbMagGiga1.1, whole genome shotgun sequence genome encodes these proteins:
- the LOC117686363 gene encoding chromatin assembly factor 1 subunit A-A-like has product MTEKRRKTKKTEEESRRKHTIHYYLPIDECKVEVCKKTFLGILDIGEKTVTYTLNKRKNPFTSTDNRGKHVPKNKISEKDKDPIREHIRSFPKTESHYCRKSTQREYLDSSLSIRKMYNMYIEKCKEDHNDAQKFWLYDKIFATEFNLGFHKPKKDVCSFCDAYGKMSEKEKQENRNEFEKHQQRKQEAKMQKQEDKQRSMENEMIKTINFDLQKVLVTPKAQINELYYSRKLATYNFAIFDVVSKETVCNMWWETIAKRGSCEIASCLLDYNKSVGSIDELVYYSDSCTGQQRNLPFSGMCLYSVVNFPIQKITHNYFERGHSQMEGDSVHATIERSTKHSDMFSPSDWMVGVRNAKVNPPKYVVKEIGNRDVMNFKELTDHCIGNRKM; this is encoded by the coding sequence ATGACTGAAAAGCGTAGAAAGACAAAAAAAACAGAAGAAGAGTCAAGAAGAAAACACACCATTCACTACTATCTGCCTATAGATGAATGTAAGGTAGAGGTGTGCAAAAAGACATTTTTAGGAATATTAGACATTGGAGAAAAAACAGTCACATATACATTAAACAAGAGAAAGAACCCCTTCACTTCCACTGATAATAGGGGGAAACatgttccaaaaaataaaatttcagagAAAGACAAAGATCCTATCAGGGAACACATTCGTTCTTTTCCGAAAACAGAATCACATTACTGTAGAAAATCAACCCAGAGAGAATATTTGGACAGCTCTCTCTCCATTAGGAAAATGTACAATATGTACATAGAAAAATGCAAAGAGGACCACAATGATGCACAAAAGTTCTGgctttatgataaaatttttgCCACTGAGTTCAACTTGGGGTTTCATAAACCCAAAAAGGATGTATGTTCATTTTGTGATGCATATGGAAAAATGTCTGAGAAAGAAAAACAGGAAAATAGGAATGAATTTGAAAAGCATCAGCAACGAAAGCAGGAAGCCAAAATGCAAAAGCAGGAAGATAAGCAAAGATCGATGGAAAATGAAATGATCAAAACTATAAACTTTGATTTGCAGAAGGTACTCGTTACCCCCAAGGCTCAAATTAATGAACTGTACTACAGCAGAAAACTTGCAACTTACAACTTTGCTATATTTGATGTTGTATCCAAAGAAACTGTCTGTAATATGTGGTGGGAAACCATAGCAAAGCGGGGAAGTTGTGAAATAGCTTCCTGTCTCCTAGATTACAACAAAAGTGTTGGGTCTATTGATGAACTAGTGTACTATTCAGACAGTTGCACTGGCCAGCAAAGAAATCTGCCATTTAGTGGAATGTGTCTCTACTCTGTGGTTAATTTCCCAATTCAAAAAATAACACACAATTATTTTGAAAGAGGACACTCACAGATGGAAGGAGATTCTGTACATGCCACTATTGAAAGATCAACAAAACATTCAGATATGTTTTCCCCAAGTGATTGGATGGTTGGTGTCCGCAATGCTAAAGTAAACCCACCTAAGTATGTAGTGAAGGAGATTGGAAATAGGGATGTTATGAATTTCAAAGAGCTTACAGATCATTGTATAGGCAACAGGAAGATGTAG
- the LOC136275372 gene encoding uncharacterized protein DDB_G0280579-like has protein sequence MDTQYSAVVIGGTQKNTVITEDTRENAAVRKGTKENPIVSDCIQENITGIQNKEVATEDSQEETVVLERTEENTVVTEGNDEINLSESENSVPVDGTQGAESQRTGRYPTRVTLKSEIQHDSSSDQFDDSSDEYVPPKRHKRKRLTYDSSSDSSSSSRERKTKCRKKKKKKSDACKEADGQKHEENNSNSLNESSSVSYQVKSRRKQRNPSE, from the exons ATGGATACACAATATAGTGCAGTCGTAATAGGAGGCACACAAAAGAACACAGTTATAACAGAGGACACACGAGAAAATGCAGCCGTAAGAAAGGGCACAAAGGAAAACCCTATTGTAAGTGACTGTATCCAAGAGAACATAACGGGCATACAAAACAAAGAAGTAGCAACAGAGGACTCACAAGAAGAGACAGTTGTGTTAGAGCGTACAGAAGAGAACACAGTTGTAACAGAAG GAAACGATGAAATTAATTTGTCAGAATCTGAAAACTCTGTGCCAGTTGATGGTACGCAAGGTGCAGAAAGTCAGAGGACTGGAAGGTACCCAACCAGGGTCACTTTAAAATCTGAAATTCAGCATGATAGTAGTTCTGATCAATTTGATGATTCCTCAGATGAGTATGTACCTCCAAAGAGACACAAGAGAAAAAGATTAACTTATGATTCTTCCTCTGACAGTTCAAGCTCCTCAAGGGAAAGGAAAACTAAATGtagaaagaagaagaaaaagaagagcGATGCATGTAAAGAGGCAGACGGACAGAAACATGAAGAAAATAACAGCAACAGTCTTAATGAATCTTCAAGTGTTTCTTATCAAGTTAAATCTAGAAGAAAGCAAAGGAATCCGTCTGAATGA